Sequence from the Flavobacterium sp. J372 genome:
GGCATACATATCACCAACATTGCACCGGGCGATTTTGCAACCAATATTGCCGCCGGGCGTTACCACGCGCCGCTAGTAAAGGGTTCAGCTTATGAAAAGGCATACAGCAGTACGCTCGAAACGATGAATACGCACGTGGACAGCGGCAGCAACCCGCAGCAAATGGCTGAAGCGGTATATAAAGTTATACAAAACCCAAATCCAAAAGTGCATTATAAAGTCGGCGCGTTTTTGCAAAAATTCTCAATTGTACTAAAGCGGGCGTTACCTGATAAAATGTATGAAAAGATGCTCATGAACCATTATAAATTGTAGTTTTGCGCAAAATTCTGAACACAACTTAATAACATATACACATGAAATTTTTTATTGATACAGCAAATCTTGCCCAGATTAAAGAAGCCCAGGAACTTGGCGTACTTGATGGCGTAACAACCAACCCGTCGCTTATGGCTAAAGAGAGTATTACAGGCAAGAACAACATCCTGAAGCATTATGTTGACATCTGCAACATTGTAGAAGGTGACGTAAGCGCTGAGGTGAACGCCGTTGACCTTGAGGGCATGATTCGCGAGGGCGAGGAGCTTGCCGACCTGCACGAGCAGATTGTGGTAAAGCTGCCAATGACAAAAGAAGGCGTAAAGGCTTGCAAATACTTTACCGATAAAGGAATTAAAACCAATGTAACACTTGTATTTTCGGCAGGGCAGGCGTTGCTTGCCGCTAAAGCTGGCGCTACCTATGTATCACCATTCATAGGCCGTCTCGATGATGTATCTACCGATGGCCTTAACCTTATACAGGAGATACGAGAGATATATGACAATTACGGTTTTGAGACCGAAATTCTTGCAGCATCGGTACGCCACACTATGCATATTGTAAATTGTGCCAAGATAGGCGCTGATATTATGACCGGGCCGCTTTCAGCTATCACAGGCCTGCTTAAGCACCCGCTTACCGACCTGGGCCTTGCGCAGTTCCTGGCTGATTATGAGAAAGGTAACAAGTAATTGTTCCATAAGATATATTTGAGCTGGGCAGTTGTCCGGCTTTTTTTATTCAATTACCATATTGCGCAGCGTTTTACGGTAAGCCTCAAGCACATCGCATTTATGTAATATGCCATAAAATCGCTTATCACGCACCACAGGCAGGTACTGAGCGCCTGATGCTTCAAATTTATCCATGATGTCTTCCAGCGGTTCTTCAATGGCAACGGTTTGTGCAGGCTGGTGCATTATTTCTTCAAGTGTGCTGTATTTTACCTTGAAGGAACTGAAAACAATATGCCGGGCCGACTCAAAATCTACTATCCCCACGAGCCTCCCGCGGTCATCTGTAACCGGGAAAACCTGCTGTTTGGTATCAGTCAGCAGCCTCACGAGGTCTTCCGGCTTATCAGTTGGCTTAATCGTCTGCAGGTTGGTCTCTATAATATCCAAAAGGTCGATACTGTGCAGAATGTTTTTGTCTTTGTCGGTCGTGAAAACATCACCCCTGTCGGCCAGGTGCTTCACATCCATGCTATAATTCTCAAATTGTTTAGATACGGCAAAACTTATTGACGATACAATCATAAGCGGTACCATAAGGTTATACCCGCCCGTTATTTCGCCGATAAGGAAGATAGCTGTAAGCGGCGCATGAAAAAGTCCGCTCAGTATTCCTGCCATGCCCACGATGGTAAAGTTACCTACAGGAATGTCTTTATCGAGTCCGCTCAAAGCTATAAGTTTCGCTACGAAAAAGCCTAGGTAAGACCCTACAAAAAGTGATGGCGCAAAGTTGCCGCCGTTACCGCCCGATGCCAGTGTAAGCCCGGTTGCAAAAGCTTTAATCATCATAGTGGCGCCTACAAACAGCAGCACTACCCAGCCATTTTCGCGGAACTGCTCCAGCAGTGTATTATCTAGCAATGTTGAGGCATTCCCGTTAGAGAGTACTTTTATACTTTCATAACCTTCACCAAACAGCGTTGGGAACAGGAATATCAGCAGCGCCAGCGGTATAGCCCCGTACAATGCTTTGCGGTAGCCTTTTGATTTAAGGTTTTTAAAATGCTCTTCAACTTTGCGGAATTTACGCGCATGGTATACCGAAACAAGCCCCGCAAGAATACCCAGGGCAATATAATACACTACATTGCCGTACTCGAAGGATTGCTGCTGCTTAAATGACAGCAAAACCTCTTCACCAAGCACCACGCCAGAAACAAGAGCGCCCGTTGCCGCCGATATCATGATGGGGATAAACGCGGTGATGGTAACATCGGTCAGTACAACTTCAATGGCAAACAATACTCCCGCAATAGGCGCGTTGAATGCTGCACCAATACCCGCCGCTACGCCGCAGGCCAGCATCAGTATACGGTCTTTTTGGGAAAGCTTGTATTTCTGCGCGAAGTTAGACCCGAATGCTGCTCCCGTTATAGTTATGGGAGACTCAAGTCCCGCCGAACCACCCATACCCACGGTAAGTGAGCT
This genomic interval carries:
- the fsa gene encoding fructose-6-phosphate aldolase translates to MKFFIDTANLAQIKEAQELGVLDGVTTNPSLMAKESITGKNNILKHYVDICNIVEGDVSAEVNAVDLEGMIREGEELADLHEQIVVKLPMTKEGVKACKYFTDKGIKTNVTLVFSAGQALLAAKAGATYVSPFIGRLDDVSTDGLNLIQEIREIYDNYGFETEILAASVRHTMHIVNCAKIGADIMTGPLSAITGLLKHPLTDLGLAQFLADYEKGNK
- a CDS encoding chloride channel protein, producing the protein MPNRFTARIRLFFRNNFRRLESMLFLLKSLLSERHFIYLSCVLVAISTAFAVIVLKSFAHYVFLFANYISTLLKLPYVNSILPIAGILLTVLVVKRVLDGKIEKGSSRILYAVAKRGGIMPVKQMYSQIITSSLTVGMGGSAGLESPITITGAAFGSNFAQKYKLSQKDRILMLACGVAAGIGAAFNAPIAGVLFAIEVVLTDVTITAFIPIMISAATGALVSGVVLGEEVLLSFKQQQSFEYGNVVYYIALGILAGLVSVYHARKFRKVEEHFKNLKSKGYRKALYGAIPLALLIFLFPTLFGEGYESIKVLSNGNASTLLDNTLLEQFRENGWVVLLFVGATMMIKAFATGLTLASGGNGGNFAPSLFVGSYLGFFVAKLIALSGLDKDIPVGNFTIVGMAGILSGLFHAPLTAIFLIGEITGGYNLMVPLMIVSSISFAVSKQFENYSMDVKHLADRGDVFTTDKDKNILHSIDLLDIIETNLQTIKPTDKPEDLVRLLTDTKQQVFPVTDDRGRLVGIVDFESARHIVFSSFKVKYSTLEEIMHQPAQTVAIEEPLEDIMDKFEASGAQYLPVVRDKRFYGILHKCDVLEAYRKTLRNMVIE